The proteins below are encoded in one region of Pelagibacterium flavum:
- a CDS encoding branched-chain amino acid ABC transporter permease: protein MKILYALFVAAFAALAIVPFAAPWLQFVLTIAIAKGFAAVGVALLLRAGLISIGHAMFYAAGAYTAAFIVLRSGISDLFVLLIASTLVTAVIGALVGAYLVRYRAIFFAMLNLAVSMVFFALLSKLYGITGGTDGLRVPVPTVLGMTLTKAGFDIVLFYVALALMAIIAGLGVQFLKSPLGHAVGAIHTNEVRLEYLGVSAWTVLLIAYTISAALAGLGGAIAAVSIGHVLPEYAYWTESGHLVLTAVLGGIGGVAGPFIGSIFLEIVHTVAVGVAHNAWNLIMGATLLLVIFFLPQGLYGLVTKSADKTSSAKLGENKS, encoded by the coding sequence ATGAAAATCCTCTATGCACTTTTCGTCGCGGCTTTTGCCGCCCTGGCCATCGTCCCCTTCGCGGCCCCCTGGCTTCAATTCGTGCTCACCATCGCCATTGCAAAGGGATTTGCGGCAGTCGGCGTGGCCCTGCTTCTGCGTGCTGGTCTGATCTCGATTGGACACGCCATGTTTTATGCGGCCGGTGCGTACACCGCAGCCTTTATCGTCCTGCGGTCGGGAATATCGGACCTGTTCGTGCTCCTTATCGCATCCACCTTGGTCACGGCCGTTATTGGCGCCCTTGTCGGGGCCTATTTGGTTCGCTATCGCGCGATCTTTTTCGCGATGCTCAATCTCGCTGTCTCGATGGTGTTCTTCGCCCTGCTCTCCAAACTCTATGGCATAACGGGCGGCACCGATGGCTTGCGCGTGCCCGTCCCAACGGTGTTGGGCATGACCCTTACCAAGGCCGGTTTCGATATCGTTTTGTTCTACGTCGCGCTGGCGCTCATGGCCATCATCGCTGGCCTAGGCGTTCAGTTCCTGAAAAGCCCTCTCGGACACGCAGTCGGCGCTATTCATACCAACGAAGTGCGTCTCGAATATCTGGGTGTGTCGGCCTGGACTGTGCTCTTGATCGCCTACACGATTTCAGCAGCGCTGGCCGGCCTTGGAGGCGCCATTGCCGCCGTCTCGATCGGCCATGTCCTACCTGAATACGCCTATTGGACCGAATCTGGCCACTTGGTCTTGACCGCTGTTCTGGGCGGGATCGGCGGCGTTGCTGGACCGTTCATCGGGTCGATCTTTCTCGAGATCGTCCACACCGTCGCAGTTGGCGTTGCCCATAACGCCTGGAACCTAATCATGGGCGCAACGCTGCTGCTGGTCATTTTCTTCCTGCCACAGGGCCTATACGGCCTGGTCACCAAGTCAGCGGATAAAACGTCTAGCGCCAAGCTCGGGGAGAACAAGTCATGA
- a CDS encoding branched-chain amino acid ABC transporter permease encodes MLDMALPLIMDALANAALIFFVAVGLTLVFSVQRILNVAHGSFYSIGAYIAASMGLWLISAGLNPWLSFPALLLSAALVAMVLGPLVERTLIRWTYGRHEAIQILVTFGLFLILEDLQRLVFGVRSIYQDTPMALLGVTEIGGIFYLNYQLLLIVLALAVLFGMRFLIKHTRLGRLLVAVVADREVSLAMGINTDRAFVIAFTLGVFLAALGGALATPTTGVAPGLGAETMVLAFAVAAIGGLGQIEGAAVASIIVAGAKVLAVYYAPAFDTVAPFLVMLAVLLVRPNGLFGTATTRKI; translated from the coding sequence ATGCTTGATATGGCCTTGCCGCTGATCATGGACGCACTTGCCAACGCCGCGCTTATATTTTTCGTGGCCGTCGGCCTGACTCTGGTCTTCAGCGTTCAGCGCATCCTCAATGTTGCCCATGGCAGCTTCTACTCAATTGGAGCCTATATTGCCGCCAGCATGGGCCTTTGGCTCATCAGCGCAGGCCTAAACCCTTGGCTTTCTTTCCCTGCGCTGCTGCTGAGCGCGGCGCTCGTTGCCATGGTCCTCGGTCCGCTTGTCGAACGCACGCTGATACGTTGGACATATGGCAGGCATGAAGCGATCCAGATCCTGGTGACGTTTGGTCTATTCCTGATCCTGGAAGACCTTCAGCGCCTCGTTTTTGGTGTGCGCTCAATCTATCAGGACACTCCCATGGCGCTTCTCGGGGTAACTGAAATTGGCGGAATCTTCTATCTCAATTATCAGCTGCTCCTCATCGTGCTCGCGCTGGCTGTTCTGTTCGGCATGCGGTTTCTCATCAAGCACACCCGCCTGGGCCGTTTGCTTGTCGCCGTTGTCGCCGACCGTGAAGTCTCCCTCGCTATGGGCATCAACACCGACCGCGCCTTCGTGATTGCCTTTACGCTTGGGGTGTTTCTCGCAGCGCTGGGTGGGGCCCTTGCCACGCCAACGACTGGCGTTGCCCCCGGCCTTGGTGCCGAAACCATGGTGCTGGCATTTGCAGTCGCCGCCATCGGCGGATTGGGACAAATCGAAGGCGCTGCAGTGGCGTCGATCATTGTCGCTGGCGCGAAAGTCCTCGCGGTCTATTACGCCCCCGCATTCGACACCGTTGCCCCGTTCCTTGTGATGCTCGCCGTATTGCTGGTTCGCCCTAACGGGCTATTTGGCACCGCCACGACGAGGAAGATCTGA
- a CDS encoding amidase, translated as MCPARNPLLRRRLTKMVTLSELARKLEKGEATSLSLVTQYLETIEKSDDPNSPVFLALDRDRALADAQRVDDLRAEGKSPSPLAGIPISIKALFDVEGLVTTAGSTVLKSAAPARQDAEIVKRLRAAGLIILGHTNMTEFAYSGLGINPHYGTPANPADPTTPRIPGGSSSGAAVSVARNMAAAAIGTDTGGSCRIPAALCGLTGFKPTASRVPLDGAYPLSKSLDSIGPIGASVECCALLDAIMAGDQPAAPDQVKPSKLKLAVLVNYVTDDVEAAVSHAFSVAIDRLADAGVTIEEIRLEDLDRLPELNARGGIVAHEALMVHQELLASSAELYDPRVSVRIEKALQQEPGEYERLLDIRQEMIKAANSATASYDAVIFPTTPFVAPTLAELEDEQAYGRANLLALRNPTVANFLDRCAVSIPIPVGGGMPVGMNLMGSHGGDRSLLGVAHSAEAILRG; from the coding sequence GTGTGTCCTGCTCGAAATCCATTACTACGACGAAGACTAACCAAAATGGTGACGCTCTCGGAACTCGCACGCAAACTCGAAAAGGGAGAGGCAACGAGCCTCTCCCTGGTCACGCAGTATCTGGAAACCATCGAGAAGTCCGACGACCCTAATTCGCCGGTATTTCTCGCTCTCGACCGAGACCGCGCACTGGCCGATGCCCAGCGCGTCGATGATCTTCGCGCCGAAGGGAAGTCCCCTTCACCTCTCGCCGGCATCCCAATCTCAATAAAGGCATTGTTTGACGTCGAAGGATTGGTGACGACGGCCGGTTCGACCGTTCTAAAAAGTGCCGCACCGGCCCGACAAGACGCAGAAATCGTCAAGCGGCTGCGGGCGGCCGGGCTGATCATCCTCGGGCACACCAACATGACCGAGTTCGCCTATTCCGGTCTTGGCATCAATCCCCATTATGGAACGCCCGCCAACCCCGCCGATCCCACGACACCACGCATCCCCGGCGGCTCGTCATCGGGCGCAGCCGTCTCGGTCGCCCGAAACATGGCTGCCGCCGCCATCGGCACCGACACGGGCGGTTCTTGCCGCATACCCGCCGCCTTGTGTGGCCTAACTGGTTTTAAACCGACGGCGTCGCGCGTCCCCCTGGATGGGGCCTATCCCCTCTCGAAATCCCTCGACAGCATTGGCCCGATTGGTGCCAGCGTGGAATGCTGCGCGCTGCTTGACGCGATCATGGCCGGCGATCAGCCAGCAGCGCCCGATCAGGTCAAGCCGTCAAAGCTGAAATTGGCAGTTCTGGTCAATTACGTAACCGATGACGTTGAAGCGGCAGTGTCGCACGCATTCTCGGTTGCAATAGACCGCTTGGCAGACGCCGGGGTGACGATTGAAGAAATCAGGCTCGAGGACCTTGACCGACTGCCCGAACTCAACGCGCGCGGCGGTATCGTTGCTCACGAGGCTCTGATGGTCCACCAGGAGCTGCTCGCCTCGTCGGCCGAGCTATACGACCCGCGGGTCAGCGTGCGTATCGAGAAAGCCTTGCAACAGGAACCGGGCGAATATGAGCGCCTTTTGGACATCCGCCAAGAGATGATCAAAGCGGCAAACAGTGCGACCGCGTCCTATGACGCCGTAATATTCCCCACGACGCCTTTCGTCGCTCCGACGCTTGCAGAACTGGAGGATGAACAAGCCTATGGACGCGCGAACCTCTTGGCTCTTCGCAATCCGACAGTGGCCAATTTTCTCGATCGCTGCGCTGTCTCGATCCCGATTCCGGTCGGTGGCGGCATGCCGGTTGGCATGAATTTAATGGGGTCCCACGGTGGCGACAGATCCTTGCTGGGTGTCGCGCACTCTGCCGAAGCGATATTGAGGGGTTAA
- a CDS encoding ABC transporter substrate-binding protein, translating into MKHIVRTAGTLMASLVLATQAMAQDKPEQIDVGVFTFTSGAPAAYGQPGAQGAELMVDLINAAGGIDGVPLRATIVDEAQGAEGVIAEYRRLAGETSYQVMIAALSSSNCLALAPVAEQMQMPTISWNCDTHQLFLDQQLDYTFRPNGNTIPEFVAYVAYLLQVNPDIERVAIINPDYAFGHDAAEIVKAAFRAFKPDVEIVAELFPSLGASSYQTEVSRLSAARPDAIFSNLWGADLENFVRQAQPRGLLTQSQTVLALGETILQRIDLPDGVIVGMLGDGYWLTPDAQANEDTVAFAEEYATRFGEYPVFPTMKMANSFMVMKAAYEAAIEANNGEWPSRDEIAAALEGIETATFTGTARLREDNDGYVDQVIGVTGPSDTYDFSVITNMVRYDGEALMAPLGEDPIAWIETLTPEFLETLPEPGSYN; encoded by the coding sequence ATGAAACATATCGTACGCACTGCTGGGACGCTGATGGCGTCTCTCGTCCTCGCAACCCAGGCCATGGCTCAGGACAAACCCGAGCAGATCGACGTGGGGGTCTTTACGTTCACTTCTGGTGCTCCAGCAGCCTATGGCCAGCCCGGCGCCCAAGGAGCCGAGCTGATGGTCGACCTGATCAACGCCGCCGGCGGCATTGATGGGGTGCCTCTCAGAGCGACGATCGTTGACGAAGCCCAAGGGGCCGAAGGGGTCATTGCCGAATATCGCCGTCTTGCTGGTGAAACCAGTTATCAGGTGATGATCGCAGCGCTTTCTTCGAGCAACTGTCTTGCATTGGCGCCCGTTGCCGAGCAAATGCAAATGCCAACGATCAGCTGGAACTGCGATACCCACCAGCTCTTTTTGGACCAACAGCTCGACTACACGTTCCGGCCCAATGGGAACACCATTCCCGAATTTGTGGCCTATGTCGCTTACCTGCTTCAGGTCAATCCCGACATCGAACGAGTCGCAATCATTAATCCTGACTATGCTTTTGGTCATGACGCCGCCGAGATCGTTAAGGCGGCCTTCCGCGCCTTTAAGCCCGATGTCGAAATTGTCGCTGAGCTCTTCCCGAGCCTTGGCGCTTCGAGCTACCAGACCGAAGTATCTCGCCTATCGGCCGCTCGCCCGGACGCCATCTTTTCCAACCTCTGGGGTGCAGATCTCGAAAACTTCGTCCGTCAGGCCCAGCCGCGCGGCCTCCTCACGCAAAGCCAGACTGTCCTGGCGCTCGGCGAGACCATCCTCCAGCGTATAGATCTGCCAGACGGTGTGATCGTTGGCATGCTCGGTGACGGGTATTGGCTCACACCCGACGCCCAGGCCAACGAGGATACCGTGGCCTTCGCTGAGGAATATGCGACCCGCTTTGGCGAGTATCCGGTATTTCCCACCATGAAAATGGCCAATAGCTTCATGGTTATGAAAGCGGCCTATGAAGCCGCGATCGAGGCCAATAATGGCGAATGGCCTTCACGCGATGAGATCGCCGCAGCGCTGGAGGGCATCGAAACTGCGACGTTTACAGGCACTGCGCGTCTGCGCGAGGACAACGACGGATACGTTGATCAGGTGATTGGCGTCACTGGACCTTCGGACACCTACGACTTCTCAGTCATCACCAATATGGTGCGGTACGACGGCGAAGCCCTGATGGCACCTTTGGGAGAAGATCCGATTGCGTGGATCGAGACCCTCACACCAGAGTTCCTCGAGACGCTTCCCGAGCCTGGCTCCTATAACTAA
- a CDS encoding DUF2848 domain-containing protein codes for MVALNMTVDSQTGERAVRFDIDALVIAGWAGRNREAMEHHIAELETLGIARPKATPTFYRVSPSRLNSDPVVQATGENSSGEAELVLIAADGDLFVGLGSDHTDRKVEAYGVTVSKQMCDKPVADRVWPFSEVADHWDSLILRSYVIEDGERVLYQEGRVDGLLDPRDLIKRYTGTDTLADGTAMFCGTLPAIGGVRSFTSFEAEVEDPKLSRTISFRYDTAILEDVG; via the coding sequence ATGGTGGCACTCAATATGACTGTGGACAGCCAAACGGGCGAGCGCGCAGTACGGTTTGATATCGACGCTCTTGTCATAGCTGGCTGGGCCGGTCGCAATCGCGAGGCAATGGAACATCATATTGCCGAGCTGGAGACGCTCGGCATCGCGCGGCCCAAAGCAACACCAACGTTCTACAGGGTTTCGCCGTCCCGCTTGAACAGTGATCCTGTCGTCCAGGCGACCGGTGAGAATTCGAGCGGCGAAGCCGAGCTGGTCTTGATTGCTGCTGATGGAGACCTCTTCGTCGGTCTTGGTTCCGATCATACCGATCGCAAAGTCGAAGCCTATGGAGTGACGGTCTCGAAACAGATGTGCGACAAGCCAGTGGCGGACCGTGTATGGCCGTTTAGCGAAGTCGCTGACCACTGGGACTCACTGATATTGCGCAGCTATGTGATTGAGGATGGCGAACGCGTGCTCTATCAGGAGGGGCGTGTGGACGGGCTTCTTGATCCGCGCGATCTGATCAAACGATATACAGGCACCGACACGCTCGCTGATGGCACAGCAATGTTTTGCGGCACGCTGCCGGCAATTGGAGGCGTAAGGAGCTTTACAAGCTTTGAGGCTGAGGTCGAGGATCCGAAACTGAGCCGGACGATCTCGTTCCGCTACGATACCGCGATCCTCGAAGATGTAGGGTAG
- a CDS encoding ABC transporter ATP-binding protein, whose protein sequence is MSQPLLKAESLTIAFAGIKAADNVSLEIEKGEFLAIIGPNGSGKTTFLNLCTGYIRPVSGEVYLEGEPITGWAPRRIARQGIARAFQIPQLFTDQTVRSNLLLAIASRQGVWDGLKPLARRRYQEEADELLELLGLSAHADAIAGTLPEGLRKLADITLALALKPRLLLLDEPTSGVSALERFSIMETLMNAMRTKGLTALFVEHDMEIVERYADRVLVWNSGSILAQGKPAEVLQDPRVVETVVGVA, encoded by the coding sequence ATGAGCCAGCCCCTGCTGAAGGCAGAAAGCTTGACCATTGCATTCGCTGGCATCAAAGCGGCGGACAATGTCAGCCTGGAAATCGAAAAAGGCGAGTTTCTTGCCATCATCGGACCCAATGGTTCGGGGAAAACAACGTTCCTCAATCTGTGCACCGGCTACATTCGCCCCGTCTCGGGCGAGGTGTACCTGGAAGGTGAGCCGATCACCGGCTGGGCGCCCCGCAGGATCGCGCGGCAGGGAATTGCACGCGCGTTTCAAATTCCCCAGCTTTTCACAGACCAGACAGTACGGAGCAACCTGCTGCTGGCCATCGCCTCTCGCCAAGGTGTTTGGGATGGCCTAAAGCCATTGGCACGTCGCAGATATCAAGAAGAGGCCGATGAGCTGCTCGAACTGCTGGGACTATCGGCTCATGCCGATGCGATCGCCGGCACCCTGCCTGAGGGGCTGAGAAAGCTAGCCGACATCACTTTGGCGCTCGCACTCAAACCACGCCTGTTGCTTCTCGACGAGCCAACAAGCGGTGTGAGCGCGTTGGAGCGGTTCTCCATCATGGAAACGCTCATGAACGCTATGCGCACCAAGGGTTTGACCGCGCTCTTTGTCGAACACGACATGGAAATCGTGGAGCGCTACGCCGACCGAGTGTTGGTGTGGAACAGCGGGTCCATTCTTGCGCAAGGCAAGCCGGCGGAGGTTCTTCAGGACCCCCGCGTCGTGGAAACTGTTGTGGGGGTTGCATGA
- a CDS encoding GntR family transcriptional regulator: MKTVGKRVSLRDTAYDEIRKLIVTCELRPGQPLTVTDLAEALNIGRTPVIQAIDRLAVDGLVDVMPRKGIVVSPVSLDDFMEVIEMRMVNETAAVRWAAERASRAEIDMMEANLAAIWQAAKDRNIEEFISLDRDFHRLITQSASNRILGDVLSSLHDKALRFWFISLKAPDHNIRVCEQHAAVIEGIKSGNLDVAEKAMREHIASFQMNATSQIMRA, from the coding sequence ATGAAAACTGTTGGCAAAAGGGTTTCGCTCCGCGACACCGCTTACGATGAGATACGCAAGCTCATAGTGACGTGTGAACTCCGCCCCGGGCAGCCTTTGACGGTCACGGACCTGGCTGAGGCTCTCAACATAGGAAGAACGCCGGTGATTCAGGCGATCGACCGGTTGGCGGTCGATGGACTCGTCGACGTCATGCCCCGCAAGGGGATCGTGGTCAGTCCCGTCAGTCTCGATGATTTCATGGAGGTTATCGAGATGCGTATGGTCAATGAGACGGCCGCCGTCCGTTGGGCGGCCGAAAGGGCAAGTCGCGCCGAGATTGACATGATGGAGGCCAATCTTGCAGCCATCTGGCAGGCGGCCAAGGACCGCAATATCGAAGAGTTCATTTCGCTCGACCGCGATTTCCATCGCTTGATCACGCAATCGGCCAGCAACCGTATCCTAGGAGATGTGCTCTCCAGTCTCCATGACAAGGCGTTGCGGTTCTGGTTCATCTCGCTCAAGGCACCCGATCACAATATTCGGGTTTGCGAGCAACATGCGGCAGTCATTGAAGGCATAAAGTCGGGCAATCTCGACGTTGCGGAAAAAGCGATGCGCGAACACATCGCTTCTTTCCAGATGAACGCAACGAGCCAGATCATGCGCGCCTGA